The genomic segment GCGTGGCCGGTCAGACGGCGTCGAGCGCGTTCGAGAGGTCCGCGAGCAGGTCCGCCTCGTGTTCGACGCCGACGGAGATGCGGAGGAGGCTGTCGGAGATGCCGAGCGAGTCGCGTTCGGTCTGCGAGAGCGGCGAGTGCGTCATCGACGCCGGGTGCTCGACGAGCGACTCGACCCCGCCCAGACTGACCGCCAGCGGGAAGTGGTCGAGAGCGGCGACGAACCGCGCGACCCCGTCGAGGTCCGTCCCCAACTCGACGGAGAGGACCCCGCCGTAGCCCGACATCTGCCGGGAGGCGAGTTCGTGTTGCGGGTGCGACGCCAGCCCGGGGTAGTGGACGGCTTCGACGGCCGAGTGGTCGGCGAGGAACTCGGCGACGGCCTGCGCGTTCGAGGCGTGCTTCTCCATCCGGAGCGGGAGCGTCTTCAGGCCGCGGAGGGTGAGGTAGGCGTCGAACGGCGCGAGCATGTTGCCCATCCCGACGCGTTGGAGGAACTGCACCTCCTCGAAGTACGCCTCGTCGTTCGTCGCGAGTGCGCCGCCGATGGAGTCCGAGTGCCCGTTGAGGTACTTCGTCGTCGAGTGGACGACCACGTCCGCGCCGAGTTCGAGCGGTCGCTGGAACTGCGGCCCGACGAACGTGTTGTCGACGCCGAGCGTCGCCCCGTACTCCTCGGCGACGGCGGCGACGGCCTCCACGTCGCAGAGTCGCAGCAGCGGGTTCGTCGGCGTCTCCATCCACACCAGCGACGTCTCCTCGCGCATCGCCGCCTCGACTTCCGCCGTATCACGCGCGTCCACGAACGTGGTCTCGACGCCGAGTCGATCCTCGAAGTAGCGCGTGAGCATCGACCTCGTACCGCCGTAGAGGTCCTCGAACGCGACGACGTGGTCGCCGGGTTCGACGGCCGCCGAGATGGCCGTCACGATGGCGGCCGTCCCGGAGGCGAACGCCAGCGCGTCGTCGGCGCCGCACAGCGCCGCGAGACGGTGTTCCAGCGCGTTCCGCGTCGGGTTCGAAAGCCGCGAGTAGAGATACTCGCCCGCGTCCGGGTCGAGCGTCTCCAGCGACGCATCGGGGTCTATCTCCGGCACCGCGTACGTCGAGGAGAGGTGGATGGGGACGGCCACGTCTTCGACGCCCGGGGCGGGTCGTTGCCCTCGTTCGCCGTAGGTCACGGCCAGCGTCTCGAATCGCTCGTCAGAATCGTTCATGAAAGATACCGCGCCGACGGCGTACTAAACATTTCGATGATTTCGAGAAAAATACTTGAAGATAATTTTGCCTCGCGTACGATTAGCTTGGGTTATTTTTCTCGGCCGCCGTCGGCACCGTAGTGGCACCGCGGCCGGCGAGCAGACGGCAAACGGTGCGAGACGACGAGACGCCGCCGGTCTACCGCAGTGCGTCGAGGTCGAACTCGAACGCCGCGACGGGCAGTTCCAGGTCGTGTTCGACCAGCACCGCAGGGTGAATCTCGCCGACGACGCCCACGTCCGCGCCGTCGACGACGACGCTGGCGACGCGGCCGTCGATGAACGACGGGTGGTCGGTGGCGGGCGTCTCCAGTTCGACGCCGAAGTCGCGGCAGAGCGTCTGGAGACGGGCCTTCGCGTCCTCGAAGGTGGCGTCGTGACGGGCGAGGACGCCGGCGACGTGCCGCCGTTCGGCGACGCGCGTGTTCACCGAGTCGTCGCGTTCGGCGACCAATCCGATTTCGGCGAGGTCCTGCGGGTACGCGCGGTGGGTGTTGTTCTCCAGGACCATCAGCAGGGAGGGGAGCGCCCACGTGCGGAGGATGGTGTAGTCCTCGCTGTACGGGCCGGTTATCTCCGCGGCGTCGCCGCCGCCGAGAACCGAACGTCCGGGTTCGACGCGCATCCGGTCGTACACCTCCGCCTCGCTGGTCATGTGGAAGTTCAGCATGTCCTCGAAGCCGAGTCCCACGAGGGAGTTGCGGGCCGCGTCCTCCAGTCGGGAGCGTTCGTGGCGGCCGCCGACCGTCCCCACGTTCGGATAGCGCGGTTCGAGTTCGTTGAAGCCGTACGCGCGTCCCACGTCGTCGATGAGGTCCAACGGGTGGAGCACGTCCACGCGGTACGGCGGAATCGACACCTCGTAGACCACGTCGTCGCTTTCGGCGTCCGCGTCGGCACCGTCGTCCGCGTTCGCGTCGAGGCCGGACCGTTCGAACAGGTCCACCACCTCGCGCGGTTCGAGGTCGACGCCGAGCATCGTCTCGATGCGGTCGTGCGAGACGTGCTTCGTGTCCACCTCGAAGTCCGGCCGGACGAGAGAGCCCGACTCGTACTCGACTTCGACCTCCTCGATGGTCGCGCCGCGCGCGTCGAGGGCGTAGCAGACGATGTTGCACATCCGGTCGATGGTCCACTGGTCGGTCCCCGTGAGTTCGACGAGCAGTTCGCGGGACTCGGTGGACACCTCGGTCCGGCGGCCGTTGATGACCGGCGGGAACGAGAACAGGCCGAGTTCGTCGTATATCGCCGGGTAGCGGTCGTACTCCGAGACGAGGTCGGCGTACGTCTGACCCGTCTGGTGGCGTTCGAGGACCTCGGCGGGCGTCATCTCCGCGTCGGCGTCGAGGGGGACGAACGTGTCGCCGTCGGGGTCGACGCCGGTGTAGGTGATGGAGTTGCCGCCCGACTCCTCGGTGAGCACCTCGCCCTTCAGCATCGTCAGGTCGTGGATGCCGATTGCGCCCTTCGCGCGCTTGCGGCCCATCGTCGCGTGCAGTTTCTCCTGCAGTTGGATGAGCGAGTCGAGGGCGTCCTCGTCCAGGTCGACCCCGCGGATTATCGCGCCGGTGACGTACGGCCGTTGGTCCGGCACGTCCTCGTCCACGACGAACGTGAAGTCGGGGTCGTTCGTCTTCGGGACGTAGACGCCGCGGGAGTCGCCGTACTGGTAGCGGAGCGACCGCGCGACGCCCTCCACGGAGAGCCTGTCGAGTCGGTCGGGGCCGAACTCCAGTTGGAACGCCCCCTCCTCGGTCTCGCCTTCGAACTCCAGTCCGAGGGCGAACAGGTCCTCCTTGAACTCCTCGTCGGACTTCTCGTCGTGCCCGGTCAGGTCGCGCAGTTCGTCGGGGTGAACGTCGACGACGGGCATTATCGGAGCACCTCCGTCTCGCGGAGCAGTTCGAGGTCGGACATCGTCCCGTGCACGTCGCGTATGTCGTCGAAGCCGTACATGAGCATCAGCAGGCGTTCCAGCGCGAGGCCCCACGCCATCACGTCGCAGTCGACGCCCAGCGGTTCGAGCACCTCGTCGCGGAACATACCCGAGTTCCCTATCTCTATCAGTTCGCCCGTCTCGGGGTGCCGTCCGAACAGTTCGAACGACGGCTCCGTGTAGGGGTTGTAGTGCGGCTTGAACTGGATGTCCGTGATGCCGAACTGCGCGTAGAACTCCTCGAAGGTGCCCATCAGGTCGCGCACCGAGAGGTCGTCGGCCATCACCCAGCCCTCTATCTGGTAGAACTCCAGCAGGTGGGTCGGGTCCAGCGTGTCGTTGCGGTACACCTTCTCGACGGAGAAGTACCGCTGCGGCGGTTCCAACTCGCCGACTTCGTGCCCCGAGAGGTAGCGCATCGACAGCGAGGTGGTGTGTCCCCGGAGGGCGATGGCGCGGGCGAAGTCCTCGGACCACGGCGAGTGGTAGCCGTCGCCGTCCGGGCCGACGCCGTTCCGGTGGGCGTCCTCGACCCGGTCGACCAGGTCCTCGGGCACCTCCTCGATGGGCGGCACGTCGAGGGCGAACCGGTCCCAGTGGGTCCGCGCCGGGTGGTCCTGCGGCATGAACAGGCAGTCGTTGATCCAGAAGTCCGCGTCGGCGTGCGGTCCCTCCATCTCCTGAAAGCCCATGCCGACGAGCACGTCCTTCACTCGGTCCGCGGTCTGTCGGAGGATGTGCGTCTTGCCGCCGCGCGCGTCGGGCGCGTCGGCCTCGACGTTGTACTCGGTGAACTCGACGTCCTGCCACTCGCCGGAGGTGAGCATCTCGGGGGTGAGGCGGTCCACCGTCTCCGCCGCCTCGACGCCCTCCATGAGGAGGGTGACGCCCGCATCGGTGAGGGTGACCGAGCGGACCGTCTCCTCGTGGCGTTCGACGAGGTTGCGCGAGACGAGTTGGTCGAGTGTGTCCTCGTCGTCGACCGTCTCGCCGTCCGCGAGGGCGGCCAGGGCGACGGACTCGGCGTCGCTCTCGGCGTCCGCGTCGCCGTCGGCGGCGAGTTCGCCGCCGTCGATGTCGCCGTAGCCCTTCCGGCCGAAGTTCGCGAGGGCGATATCCACCTCGGGGCCGCCCAGTCCGGCGGCGCCGATGACCTGCCCCATCGGAACCGGGTCGTCCGTCGCGCCCGCCTCGACGGCGGCGCGGTAGAGTCGCACCTCGGGGAGATCGGACTCGACGTACTCGCGGCCCTCCTCGGTGAGTTCGTGCGTCACCGCCTCCGCCTCCTCGACGGCGACGTAGCCCTCGTCGCGCAGTTCGAAGGCGGCCTGCGTCACCGTCTCGGGTTTCAGTCCCGTCTCGTCGGCGAGTTCGCCGACGGTCGTTGCGTCCGTCGCACTCGCGGCGTTCAACACCGCGACCTGTGATTCGGGTAGTTTCATTTCGTGTTCGCGTCGGTCGTTGTCGCGTCTACCGGCCGAAGGCCAGTTAGCAGTTCCGAAGCGCGCGAGCGAGACCGCTCGCACGGGGCCGGTTCGGGCGGTTTCGTCGCCGGCGGCCGTCGGGACGGCGTGTGCCGCGCCGACACCCGGCGACGAGTCCGCCGCCCTCACGAGCGCGATTGCATCGGTGCGACGGTGGTCGCCGCCGTCGCGGCAGCGACCCCGGCGCGAGACGACAATCGCGCTCGTCAGTCGACCCCGAAGAAGAAGCCGAACCCGTCGGTTGCGGTCGGTTCGGACGCGACGCCTCCGCCGTCGGTGGGTCCGGTCGGCATGGTCCCAACGAGCGAGTCGCGGGACAAAACGGTTCCGACTCCGTGCGACGGCGTAGCACGTCCGACGCGCGCCGTCGACGTTCGACGCCCCGCGTCGGTCTTCGACGCCGCGCGCCCCCGGCCCGCAGCTTCATGTCTGCCGCCGGACATCGATACACCGGGATGAGTGTGCCACGTCCGACTCGCTGGCCGCGACGCACCGGAGCGACAGAGTCGCCGTCTCGACCGACCGTCCGGAGGGGTCGATAGATGCTCGAACTCGAACCCCTCCTGCTGCAGGGGGGCGGTCCGAGTCGGTCGCTGGGCGGCGCGATATTCGTCTTCGTCGTCAACCTCCTCATCGGTGCCGTCGG from the Halogeometricum rufum genome contains:
- a CDS encoding trans-sulfuration enzyme family protein, which gives rise to MNDSDERFETLAVTYGERGQRPAPGVEDVAVPIHLSSTYAVPEIDPDASLETLDPDAGEYLYSRLSNPTRNALEHRLAALCGADDALAFASGTAAIVTAISAAVEPGDHVVAFEDLYGGTRSMLTRYFEDRLGVETTFVDARDTAEVEAAMREETSLVWMETPTNPLLRLCDVEAVAAVAEEYGATLGVDNTFVGPQFQRPLELGADVVVHSTTKYLNGHSDSIGGALATNDEAYFEEVQFLQRVGMGNMLAPFDAYLTLRGLKTLPLRMEKHASNAQAVAEFLADHSAVEAVHYPGLASHPQHELASRQMSGYGGVLSVELGTDLDGVARFVAALDHFPLAVSLGGVESLVEHPASMTHSPLSQTERDSLGISDSLLRISVGVEHEADLLADLSNALDAV
- the pheT gene encoding phenylalanine--tRNA ligase subunit beta is translated as MPVVDVHPDELRDLTGHDEKSDEEFKEDLFALGLEFEGETEEGAFQLEFGPDRLDRLSVEGVARSLRYQYGDSRGVYVPKTNDPDFTFVVDEDVPDQRPYVTGAIIRGVDLDEDALDSLIQLQEKLHATMGRKRAKGAIGIHDLTMLKGEVLTEESGGNSITYTGVDPDGDTFVPLDADAEMTPAEVLERHQTGQTYADLVSEYDRYPAIYDELGLFSFPPVINGRRTEVSTESRELLVELTGTDQWTIDRMCNIVCYALDARGATIEEVEVEYESGSLVRPDFEVDTKHVSHDRIETMLGVDLEPREVVDLFERSGLDANADDGADADAESDDVVYEVSIPPYRVDVLHPLDLIDDVGRAYGFNELEPRYPNVGTVGGRHERSRLEDAARNSLVGLGFEDMLNFHMTSEAEVYDRMRVEPGRSVLGGGDAAEITGPYSEDYTILRTWALPSLLMVLENNTHRAYPQDLAEIGLVAERDDSVNTRVAERRHVAGVLARHDATFEDAKARLQTLCRDFGVELETPATDHPSFIDGRVASVVVDGADVGVVGEIHPAVLVEHDLELPVAAFEFDLDALR
- the pheS gene encoding phenylalanine--tRNA ligase subunit alpha, giving the protein MKLPESQVAVLNAASATDATTVGELADETGLKPETVTQAAFELRDEGYVAVEEAEAVTHELTEEGREYVESDLPEVRLYRAAVEAGATDDPVPMGQVIGAAGLGGPEVDIALANFGRKGYGDIDGGELAADGDADAESDAESVALAALADGETVDDEDTLDQLVSRNLVERHEETVRSVTLTDAGVTLLMEGVEAAETVDRLTPEMLTSGEWQDVEFTEYNVEADAPDARGGKTHILRQTADRVKDVLVGMGFQEMEGPHADADFWINDCLFMPQDHPARTHWDRFALDVPPIEEVPEDLVDRVEDAHRNGVGPDGDGYHSPWSEDFARAIALRGHTTSLSMRYLSGHEVGELEPPQRYFSVEKVYRNDTLDPTHLLEFYQIEGWVMADDLSVRDLMGTFEEFYAQFGITDIQFKPHYNPYTEPSFELFGRHPETGELIEIGNSGMFRDEVLEPLGVDCDVMAWGLALERLLMLMYGFDDIRDVHGTMSDLELLRETEVLR